GGCGGTGGAACCCAGCTCGCAGCCGTCATGGCTGCAGCGGTGAAACTTCATCCCGAGATCGTAGGTAACTTCATCCAAGGGACCACCAGATGGCTGATGAACGACCCCAATTCCAACATGAAGAAGATCATGGATAACATCTCAGATAGGATCCCGATCGTCTACGTCAATGTGGACTACTCAGACAGCCCCTATGAGGGACTGCAGGCCTACGAGTGGGGATACATCAAGGAAGGTGCCGGATGCGGAGGGTCCTGCGTCGGTGCGATAATCACCACCGGCGGAATGATCACTGCCAAAGACCTGGTCGACAAGGTCCACGAGATCTACAAAGGGATAATGAATCTGGACTGATCATTCCTTGTAGAATGAACGGGCGAGGCCCAGCTCCAGCTGCGTATTAACATTCACAGACAGCTCTGGCCAGTTCGTCTCGAAGATCGCTTCCCCCAGGTACTCTCCGGCTAGGGTCTTCTTGCGGTCGATTATTGAAACGCCTGAAAGCACCCACCTGTGACCCCCCTCCTCGCGGACATAGGATGGTGTGATCCCTATGCTGCGGACAGTCTCCTCATCGATGACCGCCAAGAGGGAATCCATGACGCCCGGATTGAAATAATCGATGATCTGGTTGAAGACCTCGGATGTTATCAGCGGGAGATCCGAGGGAGTTGTCAGAACATAATCTCCATTTAGGCATTCGAGTGCCTGGTGCAGATCGCCCATGAAATCGTCCCCGGACGTCCTCACCGTCTCGATACCGATGCTCTTGAGGTACTCCTCTGTCTGAGGGGTGTTATCGCTCACGGACACCAATATGCGATCGATCTCCTTCGTGCCCTTTAGGGCATCTATGACCCTTTCCACGGTGCACTTGTCGCCGACCTTCATCATCGGCTTCTCGATACCGCAGCGGCCCATGCGGGTTCCTTTCCCTCCGGCATGGACCAAGGCTTCCATCAGAGCATCTCCGTTACCATTGCGAACACTAGGATCATGAAGAACAGCAGGAACGGTCTGGCGACCTCATTGGTAGCGCCCAGGATATCCCCGTTCACCATTCCGAATACTCTGTTGGCAGTCCTTGCCATGATGAAACCGACGATGATGGATACGATGAATCCTGCTACTATCGGCGGTGCCCAGAGCATCAGCATCCCTTCCCACGAGAAAGACGCAGGCACCAACATGAGAATCAATCCGGTGACTACGAACAGCAAAAGGACCGCCGCTATGGTAACGATGCATCCTAGAACGGCTGATTTACCGGTGGTCTTCTCCACCTGTCTGGCAGCCATGCCGTTACCGGGTTTTCCAAAGGATGCGGCCACGACCATCGCGTTCTTCACAAGGATCTCCACCGCAGGGAGAAGAAGGATCGCACTTGCCCTGGCATCATACATGGTGTAGCATGCGAAAGAGCACAGGACCGTGATCAACGCCACCCCGATTCCTCCGGCACCGACGAGGGTGTCTTTGAGGGCACGAATGTGGTCGCTCTGCTCTCCAGACACTATCATTCCGTCCCCGAAATCGGTGAGTCCGTCGAAATGGAGGAATTTGCTCCCGACATATGGGATGAGCAGCAGGATCACTGCCATCACCAGAACATTCCCGAACCCGAAACGGATTTCCAGGAAATCCAAGATGGATATGGCCAAAAGAGCTATGAATCCGAACACGAGGCCAACAAGAGGAGTGAGGTAGAATTTCTTCTCCATGCTGTCCATGTCATCCTGCGTGATGTTCATATGGAATATGGTGTAGAATGAAACCAAAGCCTTCAATGCTCCCAAATCTGTCCTCTCCCGTGGATGGATGCTCTAACCACTTGAGCAATATGTCGTATTCAGTTATAAAAACAGAGTAAGGAGGAAACCCTCCAGCCAGAGCTGAACGTGGATCCCCAGGAATGCGAACAATGGGAAGCATATCAG
The nucleotide sequence above comes from Methanomassiliicoccales archaeon LGM-RCC1. Encoded proteins:
- a CDS encoding NTP transferase domain-containing protein → MEALVHAGGKGTRMGRCGIEKPMMKVGDKCTVERVIDALKGTKEIDRILVSVSDNTPQTEEYLKSIGIETVRTSGDDFMGDLHQALECLNGDYVLTTPSDLPLITSEVFNQIIDYFNPGVMDSLLAVIDEETVRSIGITPSYVREEGGHRWVLSGVSIIDRKKTLAGEYLGEAIFETNWPELSVNVNTQLELGLARSFYKE
- a CDS encoding adenosylcobinamide-GDP ribazoletransferase codes for the protein MGALKALVSFYTIFHMNITQDDMDSMEKKFYLTPLVGLVFGFIALLAISILDFLEIRFGFGNVLVMAVILLLIPYVGSKFLHFDGLTDFGDGMIVSGEQSDHIRALKDTLVGAGGIGVALITVLCSFACYTMYDARASAILLLPAVEILVKNAMVVAASFGKPGNGMAARQVEKTTGKSAVLGCIVTIAAVLLLFVVTGLILMLVPASFSWEGMLMLWAPPIVAGFIVSIIVGFIMARTANRVFGMVNGDILGATNEVARPFLLFFMILVFAMVTEML